A window of Waddliaceae bacterium genomic DNA:
CGGCGATCTCTTGGGCGAGCAACACAGCCGTTTTATGCAAAGCCATGCTCCTTTTTCCTATCTGTCGTAATGCCCAGTTGACGGCTTTTTTGACAAGATGTCTCTCATCGACAGCTTCTCGTTTTATCATAGGTAAGAATTTCTCGAATCTCTTGTCGTCGGCTTTCTTGTCGCTGACGGCAAGCCTCGCCATCAAGACAAAACCTGCACGTTTTATGCCTTCTTCTTTCTTCTTGCTCCATTTTTCTGCCAAAACATAGGAAGTTTCATGTTTTTCGAAGAGATTCATGCAACACTGGTCACATATCTCCCAATAGGTGAATCCTTTCGTCCATTCTTCCATCTGCTTCACTGTCACAAGAGAAACCTCGTCGATCATACTGGCCAGAATCCTCGTCTCCCGTATGCCAAGATCCCACAACTCCAAAGCGAGCTTATGGTCTTTGCCTATCTCCTTTGCCAGCTCCCGCAAATTCGGTATAGAA
This region includes:
- a CDS encoding DNA alkylation repair protein; protein product: MHNVKSVVKKLKLLGNSKGKEAIARYGITPEEAFCVSIPNLRELAKEIGKDHKLALELWDLGIRETRILASMIDEVSLVTVKQMEEWTKGFTYWEICDQCCMNLFEKHETSYVLAEKWSKKKEEGIKRAGFVLMARLAVSDKKADDKRFEKFLPMIKREAVDERHLVKKAVNWALRQIGKRSMALHKTAVLLAQEIAEIDSKSARWVANDALRELENDKTIKRIKR